The Bdellovibrio sp. NC01 genome includes the window GATATCATCCGCGACATCTGCAAAGAGACAACAGGTCCAGTATCTGCGGAAGTTATTAGCCTTCAACACGAAGAAATGGTTCGTGAAGGTAAAGAGCTTGCGAAAATTGCTGATAACGTTGTTATCAAAGTTCCAATGTGTGAAGACGGTATGATCGCAGTTAAGAAATTTGCTGCGGAAGGTATCAAGACAAACGTTACTTTGGTGTTCTCTCCACTTCAGGCGTTGCTAGCTGCTAAAGCGGGCGCAACAATGGTTTCTCCATTCGTGGGTCGTTTGGATGATATTGGAACTGATGGTCTAGAGATGGTTAGCCAGGTTATTCAGATCTACGACCAGTATGCATTCGAGACTGAAGTCTTGGTAGCCAGCGTTCGTGGACCTATGCATTTGCAAAACGCTGCATTGATGGGTGCGGATATCGCAACTATTCCGTTCAAAGTAATGCAATCAATGACGGGTCATCCACTTACTGACAAAGGTATCCAACAGTTTATGGCTGATTGGAACAAAGGTCAGAAGAAATAATGAAACACTTGCGTTGGTTCTTCCTACTTCCAGTTGCTCTACTATTGTCTAGCTGCATGCACGGTGGGGGCGTCGTTTTGCGCGAAACTCCACTGAATATCAGCGAAACAAGAAAAGTTATTGTGTCAGTTATCGGAGAACCTCGCAGTATCAGTCAGAACGGTCGCGAGCTTTTTTCTCAGTACTACGATAAAAAAGGT containing:
- the fsa gene encoding fructose-6-phosphate aldolase yields the protein MKFFIDTANIEEIRQANLRGWVDGVTTNPSLIAKESRPFHDIIRDICKETTGPVSAEVISLQHEEMVREGKELAKIADNVVIKVPMCEDGMIAVKKFAAEGIKTNVTLVFSPLQALLAAKAGATMVSPFVGRLDDIGTDGLEMVSQVIQIYDQYAFETEVLVASVRGPMHLQNAALMGADIATIPFKVMQSMTGHPLTDKGIQQFMADWNKGQKK